The window TGTTTGAGCGAGTACTATTTTATCTGACACGACCCATTAACTGGGTATTAAAACTACTGCGCAAAGGCAAGATTGGCGAGAGGCAAACATCGCAGTTTGTTGATGGCTATCGGACGTTAATTCAGCTTTTTGCCAAAGATCCTCGGCGGGCTTTGCGACCGCTTAGCGATGCGCTTTTGTGTATTACGTTTGAGGTACTGAGTATTTTTATTGTATTTTTGGCTTTTGGACAAGTGGTTAATCCAGGTATGATTGGGGCGGCATATATTTTTGCTCTGCTGATGTCGACCGTATCATTTTTTACATCTGGAGTAGGTATGTATGAAGCCACTATGGTGGCCGTAGAGGTAGCTTTGGGTGTGCCGTTTGGTTTGGCTTTTTCGGTAACAACTATTTATCGGTTAGTAGCTCTGTGGCTGTTTATTCCAGTTGGTTTGTGGTTCTATAAGCGCCAAGTTTTAGATGAAGAGGGTAGGGCTAATGGATGATCAAGTCCTCTCGGTAACTGAATTACGAGAGTTTGTAAATCAGACTTTAAGTTATGCCTATCCGCTAGTTGTGGTGGAGGGTGAGATATCGGGTTTTCGGATTAATCAGGGGAAATGGGTGTTTTTCGACCTTAAGGACAGTGAGACGACGATTAGCTGTTTTATGACAAAATATCAACTCAAGACGGTGCTAGAAGACGGAATGCTAGTGCGCGTAGCAGCTACACCTAATTTGACTAAGTGGGGTAAATTTTCATTGACGGTTAAAGAGGTTGAGCTTGCTGGTGCGGGCGAGGTGATGCGAGCCTATGAGCTTTTAAAGGCTCAATTTGAGAAAGAAGGTTTATTTGATGTGGCCCGTAAGCGATCTTTACCCGAATATCCACAGAAAATAGGACTGATTACTAGTCGTGATGCTGCTGCTTATAATGATTTTGTAACTATCGCTCAGGATCGTTGGCCACTAGCGGATATTCGGCATATTCATGTGCATGTTCAGGGGATGCAGGCACCAGTGGACGTTGTTTCGGCACTTCGGCAACTCAATTGCGATGATACTGATTTGGAAGCGATAGTGTTAATTCGTGGTGGCGGTAGTGCAGAGGATTTGCAAGCTTTTAACCACGAGGATGTGGTGCGAGCGGTATATGCTAGTCATATTCCGGTTGTGGTAGGTATTGGCCATGAGGATGATGTTAGTTTGGCAGAATTGGTTGCTGACGTTCGAGCTTCCACTCCAACTGATGCGGCTCGGCGTCTGCTACCTGATCGGCGTGAAGTAACTCGGCATCTACAAAGATTACAGGATCGTGGTGGCATGGCTATGGATAAGATTTTGGAGCAGATTGATAGGGTAATTAATCAGTTTAGTCAGCAGCAGTCGCGGTTGACGGGGCGACTTTTTGATCGTATTAGCTGGCAGGAGACTAGAATTCGGATGGCTATTGAAAAGAGTATTGAAAAACTACATCATCGTGTTTTACTAGCTAGCCAGACACTGACCGGAATTAATCCAGAACGGATCTTGGCTCAGGGGTATGCAATAGTTCGTCAAAGCTCTCAAGTCATTCATGATCCAGAGGAGTTGCGCCCTGATGAGCCTATTCTGGTACAATTACATAAAGGTACCGTTCAGTTAATGGTAGATGATAAGGAGATAGCTGATGACGAAGACCAAACCAGCCTCAAGTTTTCGTGAGGACTTAAATGAGCTTGAAGAAATTACTCAGGCGCTTGAAGGTGATGTAGTGGATCTGGAAGATGCCCTCAAGTCGTTTGAGCGTGGCAATGAATTAGTTGCAAAGCTCAAGCAGCAACTTGAAACAGCTCAGTTGCGAGTCCAAGAAATCCAATCCGTAAAGTCTGAGAAAAAAGACTAGACAAAAATTTATAAATATGGTATAGTGCATGATTATGTATCATGATTATGCCACTATCTTATTAAAACAACATGCTAATGTCGCTTCCGAGCGCACTGCAGCTCATGCTATGAAGGTGCTTGACCGCCGAGTATTAGAA is drawn from bacterium and contains these coding sequences:
- the xseA gene encoding exodeoxyribonuclease VII large subunit, yielding MDDQVLSVTELREFVNQTLSYAYPLVVVEGEISGFRINQGKWVFFDLKDSETTISCFMTKYQLKTVLEDGMLVRVAATPNLTKWGKFSLTVKEVELAGAGEVMRAYELLKAQFEKEGLFDVARKRSLPEYPQKIGLITSRDAAAYNDFVTIAQDRWPLADIRHIHVHVQGMQAPVDVVSALRQLNCDDTDLEAIVLIRGGGSAEDLQAFNHEDVVRAVYASHIPVVVGIGHEDDVSLAELVADVRASTPTDAARRLLPDRREVTRHLQRLQDRGGMAMDKILEQIDRVINQFSQQQSRLTGRLFDRISWQETRIRMAIEKSIEKLHHRVLLASQTLTGINPERILAQGYAIVRQSSQVIHDPEELRPDEPILVQLHKGTVQLMVDDKEIADDEDQTSLKFS
- the xseB gene encoding exodeoxyribonuclease VII small subunit — translated: MTKTKPASSFREDLNELEEITQALEGDVVDLEDALKSFERGNELVAKLKQQLETAQLRVQEIQSVKSEKKD